One bacterium genomic window, AACCCATTCAATGCGGCGACCAAGATATCGTTCTATCTGCCCGAAAAGTCCGATGTCAAGCTTGAGGTTTACACCATAGACGGTAAGCGAGTGAGGACGCTGGCGAGCGGCGAGTTCAATATGGGTATGCACACGCTCGTCTGGGATGGCACCGATGATAGCGGCGAAGAGGTTCCGAGTGGTGTGTATCTGTACAAGCTTACTGCGGGCAAAGTCACAAGGACGATGAAGATGATGATGGTCAAGTAATTGCTTGCGGAAAGCTGGAGCTGTTTTGGCCCCCTGTCTTAAGGCAGGGGGCTTTTTATTTTGATGGGTTAAATTTAATATTACTTGCAGTTTTTTGTTGCGACATGAACCGAACCCGACATTATTAGGGCTAATGTTATTGACTCAAAGGAGGACGAGAATGGAGGAGGAAGCACCTCTTGCAGAAAGTGCGCACAACAAGCAGAAAATGATTGACAAAAAACTTCGGAAGTTCAGAAGAGAAAGCCCTGAGGTTATAGAATCGTTTCTTAACTTCTGGCGGCAGGCTAAGCAACCATCAGCTATCCCAGAAAAATATAAAGAATTAATACAGTTTGCAATCGTTCTGGCGTCGCATTGTGAACTTTGTATATACAAGCATGTTAAGTTGTGTCTTCTTGCCGGGGCTACTCGCGCCGAAATATTTGATGCCGCCGCACAAGCGTTGGCTGTCGGGGATAGTATAGTTTATGAGTATCTCGCCTATGTCGTTGATGCGCTCGATTATTACGAACCTGTGATAAAAGGCAATGAAAACCTTTCGGGGAAAACCTGAGGAATACGAGAAGTGGTATTACACACGCTATGGGAGCAGAATAGCCAAAAAGGAGCTTGATGCAGTAGTTTATCTTGTAAGTGGGCGAAAACTTTTGCTTGATATCGGATGCGGCACGGGTTTTTTCGCAGAGAAGCTTTCATCGTTGGGATATAAGGTATTCGGCGTGGATGTGGATGAGGAAATGTTAAGATTTGCGAGCCTTAAACCCTCACTTTCGGGAAAACTTGTTCGTGCCGATTCAGCCAGCCTGCCGTTCAGTAAAGATTCCTTTGATATCGCGCTATTCATCACATCTCTTGAGTTTATGGACGACCCGAAGGCAGCGCTTTGTGAATCCGCGCATTGCGCAAAAGAGATTATAATCGTTGCACTTAATAAAACCTCG contains:
- a CDS encoding carboxymuconolactone decarboxylase family protein, with translation MEEEAPLAESAHNKQKMIDKKLRKFRRESPEVIESFLNFWRQAKQPSAIPEKYKELIQFAIVLASHCELCIYKHVKLCLLAGATRAEIFDAAAQALAVGDSIVYEYLAYVVDALDYYEPVIKGNENLSGKT
- a CDS encoding methyltransferase domain-containing protein, with the translated sequence MKTFRGKPEEYEKWYYTRYGSRIAKKELDAVVYLVSGRKLLLDIGCGTGFFAEKLSSLGYKVFGVDVDEEMLRFASLKPSLSGKLVRADSASLPFSKDSFDIALFITSLEFMDDPKAALCESAHCAKEIIIVALNKTSLKNLILCVKSLFSGKKFYELSANTLSPKMLRKIAGQCGLTVEYCAYLTKPLGLGPLSPVLVAKLVKK